Proteins encoded together in one Camelina sativa cultivar DH55 chromosome 9, Cs, whole genome shotgun sequence window:
- the LOC109126354 gene encoding uncharacterized protein LOC109126354, producing the protein MAEYPDSYMFPSNVHVASSVTLKLNDSNYRLWKTQVESLLSSQKLLGFINGRYQAPPKIVDRTVVRSWIYGTLTEEALGGVCNLATSLAVLTSLANTYNRSSISREFELKRKLHAIRKQGKTFSAYVREYTAVCDELNSIGKPVEESIKICGFLLGLGREYDPIAAVIQNSMSRIPTPTFTEVLYEIEGFDTRLQSYADDVVATQMVFHTPTAQTQEVFQASQTNNYRGRGGYNNRSGSNRGRGGYSSLGLGFYQQAVSSGSNQQSGATNTRPTCQICCKVGHTAAKCWNRFDNNYQGENLAQVLAALQVSDSSGRDWIPDSGATSHVTTTEAALQHVTPYQGTDSIMVADGNYLPITHVGSTSLPVSTGSLTLNDVLVCPTVKKSLLSISKLCDDYPCGVFFDSHKVYILDLQTMRVLTKGPRREGLYVLENQDYKIFY; encoded by the exons ATGGCTGAATATCCAGATTCATATATGTTTCCTTCCAATGTTCATGTTGCAAGTTCTGTAACTCTAAAACTCAATGATTCAAATTACCGTCTTTGGAAAACTCAAGTGGAGTCTCTTCTCAGTAGTCAAAAACTGCTTGGTTTCATAAATGGCCGCTATCAAGCTCCGCCGAAGATCGTTGATAGAACAGTTG TTCGCTCCTGGATCTACGGTACTCTGACTGAAGAAGCACTTGGTGGTGTCTGCAATCTCGCCACCTCTCTGGCTGTTTTGACTTCCTTGGCTAACACCTACAACCGAAGCTCCATCAGTCGAGAGTTTGAGCTCAAACGCAAGCTTCATGCTATCAGGAAACAAGGTAAAACCTTTTCTGCTTATGTGCGAGAATATACAGCAGTATGTGACGAACTGAATTCCATTGGAAAACCAGTAGAGGAATCTATAAAAATCTGTGGTTTTCTGCTTGGTCTTGGAAGAGAATACGATCCTATTGCTGCGGTTATTCAGAACTCCATGTCTCGGATTCCTACACCAACGTTCACTGAGGTGCTGTATGAGATTGAAGGATTTGATACTCGTCTGCAGTCGTATGCAGATGATGTTGTTGCTACTCAAATGGTGTTCCATACTCCTACTGCTCAGACTCAAGAAGTGTTTCAAGCATCTCAAACCAACAACTACAGAGGCCGTGGGGGTTATAACAACAGATCTGGTTCAAACCGAGGAAGAGGCGGCTATTCCTCTCTTGGACTTGGGTTCTATCAGCAAGCTGTCAGCTCGGGTTCAAATCAACAATCTGGTGCTACAAACACTCGTCCAACATGTCAGATATGTTGCAAAGTGGGTCATACGGCTGCTAAATGTTGGAATCGTTTTGACAACAACTATCAAGGTGAAAATTTGGCTCAAGTTCTGGCTGCTTTACAAGTTTCAGACTCCTCTGGTCGAGACTGGATTCCAGATTCTGGTGCTACATCTCATGTTACCACAACTGAAGCTGCTCTGCAACATGTTACACCATATCAAGGTACTGACTCTATCATGGTAGCAGATGGAAATTATCTTCCAATTACGCATGTTGGCTCCACTAGTCTACCAGTTTCTACAGGTAGTTTGACTCTTAATGATGTTCTGGTTTGTCCAACAGTCAAGAAATCCCTATTATCTATATCTAAGCTGTGTGATGATTACCCATGTGGTGTATTTTTTGACTCTCATAAGGTCTACATTCTGGATCTGCAAACCATGAGGGTTCTAACAAAGGGACCAAGACGTGAGGGGCTGTATGTGCTGGAGAATCAAGACTACAAGATCTTTTACTAA
- the LOC104710528 gene encoding iron-sulfur cluster assembly protein 2-like: MMMLRQTAKKGFLGLRNPTASPVLGGVGRRLYHENVIDHFENPRNVGSFNRDDPDVGTGLVGSPSCGDLMSLQIKVDVSGQIIDTRFKTFGCGSAIASSSVASEWIKGKTIEDVLTIKNAQIAKHLRLPPVKLHCSMLAEDAIKSAVNDYKEKQAKANGGVAGDTLMA; this comes from the exons aTGATGATGCTGAGGCAAACCGCGAAAAAGGGTTTTCTAGGGCTAAGGAATCCCACGGCGTCTCCAGTACTAGGAGGGGTTGGGCGTCGATTGTACCACGAGAATGTAATCGACCACTTTGAAAACCCTCGGAATGTTGGATCCTTCAACAGGGATGACCCTGACGTTGGCACTGGATTGGTAGGATCTCCTTCCTGCGGGGACCTCATGAGCCTCCAGATTAAGGTCGACGTTTCCGGTCAAATCATTGACACTCGGTTCAAGACCTTTGGCTGTGGCTCCGCTATCGCCTCTTCTTCCGTCG CTTCCGAATGGATCAAGGGCAAAACGATAGAGGATGTTTTGACTATCAAGAACGC GCAAATCGCAAAGCATCTTCGGTTGCCACCCGTCAAGCTACATTGCAGTATGCTTGCAGAAGACGCCATCAAGTCCGCAGTCAATGACTACAAGGAGAAGCAAGCAAAGGCTAATGGTGGTGTCGCAGGAGACACCCTCATGGCCTGA